The sequence AACACCACCGGCTGCGCGGGCTTGAAGCCGGGAAAGGCCTGATCGGTGCGGCGTTCCCGACCCGTCAGCGTGTCACCGACCTGCGCGTCGTGGATGTCCTTGATGCCAGCGGCGACCCAGCCGACCGCGCCCGCCTGCAACTCCTGACCCACGATCAGTCCCGGCGTGAAGGTGCCCACCTTGTCGACATCAAAGGATTTGTCGGCGTTCATCAGGGTGATCTGGTCCTTGGGCTTCAGGGTGCCTTCCAGCACCCGCACGAACAGGATCACGCCCTGATAGGCGTCGTAGAACGAATCGAAGATCAGTGCCTTGAGGGGAGCTTCGGGATCACCGGGGGGTGGGGGGATGCGCGCCACCACCGCTTCCAGGATCTCGTCGATGCCAATGCCTGCCTTGGCCGAGGCGAACACGGCGTCGTCGGCGGGAATCCCGATGACCTCTTCAAGTTCACGGGCCGCGCCCTCCGGGTCGGCGGCGGGCAGGTCGATCTTGTTGATCACCGGCACGATTTCCAGGTTGTTGTCGATGGCGAGGTAGGCATTCACGATGGTCTGCGCCTCGACTCCCTGCGAGGCGTCCACGAGCAGCAGCACACCCTCGCAGGCGGCCAGCGAACGGCTGACCTCGTAGTTGAAGTCCACGTGCCCCGGCGTGTCGATCAGGTTCAGCACGTAGGTCTCACCGCCGCTGCCGTCGTCCTGCAGGGGGCGGGTGTATTCCAGCCGGATCGGGGTGGACTTGATGGTGATGCCCCGCTCGCGCTCCAGTTCCAGGGTGTCGAGGGTCTGGTCGCGCTTGTCGCGCACGCCCATGGCCCCCAGCCGCTCCAGGATGCGGTCGGCCAGGGTGGACTTGCCGTGGTCCACGTGGGCGATGATGGAAAAATTGCGGGTGGCCGCAGTGGGGTGGGAGGTGGGGGGCCTGACGTTCACATCCCGCAGTCTAGCCGGATGCGGGCAAAAGGACAGCGGTGGGGGGCACAGCGTTGGCCCGGCGGCGGCACGGCGAGGCGACCTTGGGGACACAGCGGCCCGCTGCCAGCCCCCTGCACAACCTGGGCGGAAAAGTGCTTCCGCTGGTGCTGGACGTGTCCGGCGGTTGTGTTCCGTCCTGTGGCCGGTCCGCTGGGGCAACTCCTCAGTGATTGTCCGGGCTGTTAGCCTCGGGACATGAGCGTTTCGCTGGCCTACCACACCGATCTGGCCCTGCGCCGCCTGGAGGGCGCGGAGGTCATGCGCCACAGCGGCTGCGTGGTCGTCCGTTCGCCGCACAACCCGACCTTCTGGTGGGGCAATTTTCTTTTGATGCCGCGTGCGCCGCAGCCGGGCGATCTGGCGCGCTGGACGCGCGCATTCGAGACCAAGTTCCCCCAGGCGGGGTGGCGGACCTTCGGGATAAACACGGCGGACGGCGAGGCGGGGGCCGCCGGAGCCTTCGAGGAGGCCGGCTTTGAGGTTCACCGGGACACGGTGCTGACCGCCGGACGGACGCAGGCGCCGCGCACGTTCAACCGGGACGCGCAGGTGCGGCGGCTGGAGGGGCCGGCCGACTGGCAGGCGGCGCTGGAGCTGCGGCTGGCCGTGAACGCGGCCGACCCCGAGCCCCTGGAACCGGCGGACTACCGGGCGTTCGCGGCCCGCAAACTCGCCGCCTACCGCGCCGCGCAGGATGCCGGGGCCGGAGCTTTCTGGGGAGCCTTCGACGCGGACGGACGGATGCTCTCCGGCCTGGGTCTGTTCGACGCCGGACAGGGAGTGGCCCGCTATCAAAGCGTGGAAACCCACCCCGAAGCGCGCTCACGCGGGCTGGCCGGCACGCTGGTGCATACGGCGGGCGAGTGGGCGCGTGAGGCGCTGGGTACCCGGACCCTGGTGATCGTGGCGGACCCGGCCTATCACGCCCAGGCCCTCTACGAACGCGTGGGCTTCCGCCCCGGTGAGGTGCAGCTCGGGTTTCAGCGGCGACCGGCGGAAGGTTAGACGCGCCCAGATGGAGACACCCGGGCGGACCAAGCCCGCACAGGCGTCCCCTCCGTACCTGTGCCGCCAGCAACCAAATTCACGGCTCACGGGCCTTGCTGACCGCCTGAGCTGACACTGCGGCCTGTTGCGATCATCTGGCGTGTGTCTGGAGGACCAGCAGCGCAGGCTTACTCGTTGTCTTCCAGAATGGCCGCGTCGTTGTACTTGTTGGCCAGAATGAAAAACGTCGGGGCCCACAGTCCTACAAAGATACCGAAGCGTTCGCCGTGCGATTTTTCCTCGTGGGTCTTCTCGGTGCCGCCCTGGGTGGCCCAGATGGCGATGGAGGCCAGGATGGAGGCCAGTCCCGCGACGGTCAGAAAGTTGGAAATGCTGCGGTTGGACATCAGTAAGTCTCCTCAAAGCGTCTCACAGGCGGCCCGGCCCGGTGCATGGTCGCCCTCTCACGCTTGGTGCCACTGTGTCTCAACCTTACCCTTCCCTCTGCAAGCTGGGAAACAGAGGTCGCATTAAGGGGGCGTTTATATCAGTCCTGTTCATCCAGCAGCCGGGGGCTGGCATCCTCCTGCAACTGCCGCCGGATGGGGGCGAAGCTGCGGCGGTGTGCCGCGCTCACACCCAGCCGCTCCAGCGCGGCGCGGTGGGCCGGCGCTCCGTACCCCTTGTGTGCCGCGAAGCCGTAGCCGGGATGCTGCGCGTCCAGTTCCAGCATCAGGGCGTCGCGCTCGGTCTTGGCGAGCAGGCTGGCGGCGGCCACGCTGTAGCTCAGGGCGTCGGCCCGGGGCGGAGCCGTCAGGGGCAGCTCGGTGCGCAGCCGCAGATAATCGGTGACCAGTGCCTGGGGTGCGGGGCGCAGCCGTGCCAGCGCCCGCCCCGCCGCCGCATGGGTCGCGCCCAGGATATTCAGGCGGTCAATCTCGTCGGGCCAGGCATGTTCCACGGCCCAGGCCACGGCCACCCGCCGGACCTCTGCGGCGTAGGCTTCGCGCTGGGCGGCGCTGAGCTGCTTGCTGTCCCGGAAGGGATACTCGGTGGCCAGGCCCGGCAGAATCACGGCCGCCACCGTCACCGGACCGGCCCACGCTCCCCGTCCCGCCTCATCCACCCCCGCCACCCGGAAGTGGCCGCGCCGCCAGTGTTCACGCTCGAAGGTCCAGTCGGGGGTCACGGAAGCGGGAGTCACGGAAGACGGGGCGGGCATGCCACGAACGGTAACAGGCGCAGAGGGGCAGCTTGCCTCAGCCCGGGATCTTCCCAGCCGCCCCGGCTGGGGCCGCCCGCTCGCGGGCCCGTGAGCGCAGCACATGCTTGAGCACCTTGCCGCTGGCCGTCTTGGGCAGGTCCTGCACCACCTGAATCCGGCGGGGCAGGGCATGACCGGGCAGGTGGGGGGCGCAGAAGCGCAGCAGCTCCTCGGCCACGACGCCGGCGCCGGGATGCAGGGTCACGAAGGCCACGGCCCACTCCTCCTCGCCCCCCCGTCCGGCCACCACCACAGCCTCATGGACGCTGGGGTGGCGGTACAGCGCCGCCTCGATCTGGGCGCTGGACACCGCCTGCCCCCCCAGGTTCAGCAGGTCGCCCGCCCGGTCCAGGATGTCCATCCGTCCGTCAGTGTGGACCACCGCGAGGTCGCCGGTATGCAGCCATCCACCCTCCAGGGCGCGGCGGGTCGCGGCGCGGTTCTTGTAATAGCCCTTCATCACCTGATTGCTGCGAATGACGATTTCGCCGGGCGTGAAGCCGTCGTGCGGTACGGGCTCGCCCCCCTCCGAGACCACCCGCACCTGCCCGCCAAACACCATGGGGTGCCCCTGACGGGCCAGCGTCCGCGCGTCCCCAGGGGCGTCCGGTTCGGGCTCGCTGATCGTGAGCACGGCACTGGTCTCAGTCAGGCCGTAGCCGTGCAGCACCTCGAATCCCTGGGCGCGTAGGCTGCTCAGCAGGCGCGGCGGTGGAGTGGTGCCTGCCACCAGCAGCCGCACCGGACGCGGCAGGCTCAGGGGGGCCGCCGGGTCGGCGAGCGGCGTCAGGATGGCCGGCGAGGCGAACAGGTGCGTGATGCCCTGGGACATCAGGGCGCGCCGGACGTGGGCGGTACTGGCGGCCGGCAGCATCACGTGGGTGCCGCCCGCCGCCGTCACCGCCCACGCGCTGCCCCAGCCGTTGCCGTGGGCCAGCGGCAACGCGTGCAGGTACACGCTGCCGGGCCGCAGATTCAGATGATACAGCAGATTGGACAGGTTGATGTAGGCGTTGCGGTGCGTGACCATCACGCCCTTGGGATCGCTGGTCGTGCCGCTGGTGTAGTTCACGCTGATGGGAGCGTCCTCGTCCAGCGCGGCGGGCAGTTTCAGAGGAGCGGGCGGCGTCCGGGCCAGCCACTGTTCAAACGTTCCGTCCCCGCCCAGCGTGATGACAGGTATCCCCAACTGCCTTAACGTCTCGCCCACCCGCGCCTGACACGTTGCGTCCACCAGCGCCACCCGGGGATCGGCGTGCCCGGCCAGGAACGCCAGCGCCTCATCCGTGAAGGCCGGATTCAGCGGCACGATCACTCCGCCGGCCAGCGGCACGGCGAGAAAGGCGAGCAGGGCGTCGGGGGTATTGGGCGAGATCAGCAGAACATGCTCGCCCGGCAGCAGGTTCGTGCGGCGCAGCAGCGTGATCAGGCGCGCGGTCCGGTCCGAGAGGTCTGTGTACCGCAGCGCCGCGTCTCCGGCCCGCAGCGCCACACGTTCCCCGTACAGCTGCAGGGCGCGCAGCACGGGTTCCAGGGGGGTCAGCGGGGTTTTCATGCGGAAGCCTCCGGGGGTGAACGCAGCACAGAAGTCGAGGTGGGCTCAGTGTGCCGATGTGTCTACTCCGTGCTCAACGGTTGTCTAGGGCAATCCATTTTTCCTCTCATTTTAACAAAAGGCGTCTAGACAAATTTCTGCTGTATGCCGCTGCGTGGCCTTCATAATCAGCCCACCGACAATTCTTCCCTTCCGGCCCGCCCCCGGGCCATTTCCTCTGAGCTTCCACACGTAATTTCCACACGGTGAGGTGTCATGTCTCAACACCAGCGTTCTCAGCTTGAAGTGCAGGGCGTCACCCTCACCTTTGGAGGGCTCAACGCCCTGACCGACGTCAGCCTCGTGGTGCCTCCGGGCGAGGTGGTGAGCATCATCGGGCCGAACGGAGCCGGCAAGACCAGCCTGCTCAACTGCATCAGCGGCTTTTACCACCCCACCCGGGGCCGCATCACCTTCGGAGCCTATGACCTCAGCCGCGCGGCGCCCAACGTGGTCACCGGCTACGGCATTGCCCGGGCCTTTCAGAACCTGGAGCTGTTCCGGGGCCTGAGCGTCGTGGAAAACCTGTTGCTTGCGCGGCACACGCACCTTCGCTACGGCCTGCTCGACAGCCTGGTCTTCTATGGCCGTGCCAGCCGCCAGGAAGCCGAGAACCGCGCGTATGTCGAGCGCATCATCGATTTCATGGAGCTGGAGGAGCACCGGTCCCATCCGGTCGGGACGCTGGCCTACGGCATCCAGAAGCGGGTGGAGGTGGCCCGCGCCCTGACCCTCTCGCCCCAGCTGCTGTTGCTCGACGAGCCCATGGCGGGCATGAACGTCGAGGAAAAGGAGGACATGGTGCGCTTCATCCTCGACATTCAGCGCGAGCAGGGAGTGACGGTCGTGCTGATCGAGCACGACATGGGCGTGGTTATGGACATCAGCGACCGGGTCTACGTGCTGGATTTCGGGCAACTGATCGCGGGCGGACGGCCTGAGGAGGTCAGCGCCGACCCGCGCGTGATCGAGGCGTACACGGGCGTGGCCGAGGCCGGACCCCACAGCGCGGAGCAGGCGGTGGGGGCATGAGCGGCTTTGAGGTCGGTGACGTGACGACCCTGACCATTCCGCAGCTGCTTGCCAGGCGGGCCGAGCAGACCCCCCAGGCGGTCGCCCTGCGTCACAAGGAATACGGCATCTGGAACGAGACCACCTATGCCACCTATCTGGACCGCGCCCGACATGTGGCCGCCGGCCTGCAGGCACTGGGCGTGCGGCGGGGCGAGAAGGTGGCGGTGCTGGCCGACAACATCCCCGCGTGGGTCTTCATGGAAATCGGCGCGCAGGCGCTGGGAGCGGTCAGCGTGGGCGTGTACCAGAGCAGCGTGGCCGAGGAAGTCCGCTATGTGCTGGACTACACCGACGCTGTGGTCGTGCTGGCCGAGGACGAGGAGCAGGTGGACAAGCTGCTGGAGCGCCGCGCCGAACTGCCGCGCGTGCGCCGGGTGATCTACGAGGACCCGCGCGGCATGAGCAAACATGCCGGCGACGACTGGTTCCTGTCCTTTGAGGAACTGCTGGAACTGGGCAAGGCGGAAGCGGCGACCGTGTTCGACCGTGAGGCGGCGCTGGGAACGCCCGACGACGTGTGCCACTTCAGCCTGACCTCCGGCACCACCGGCAACCCCAAGGCGGCCATGCTCTCGCACCGCAACCTGCTGTACATGGGGCAGGCGCTCGGGCAGGTGGATCCGCTGAAGCCGGGAGACGACTACCTGTCGTTTTTGCCGATGGCCTGGATCGGCGAGCAGATGATGACCGTGGCGGTGGCGCTGGCCAACGGCGTGACCGTCAACTTCCCCGAGAGCACCGAGACGGCCATGCATGACCTCGTGGAGATCGGCCCGCACTTCATGTTCGCCCCGCCGCGCGTGTGGGAGGGCATTCAGAGTGCCATGTTCATCCGCATGCAGGAGAGTTACGGCCCCAACCGGGCGCTGTACCGCAAGCTGCTGAAATGGAGTACCGACGCCGCCGACGCCAGCCTGAGCGGCAAGAAGGCGGGCGGAATGACGGCCTTCAAACGCTGGCTGGCGTACTGGGGCCTGACGCGTCCGCTGCTCGACCAGCTGGGTTTCCTGCGCCTGAAACGTGCGTACACCGGCGGCGCAGCGCTGGGGCCGGACGTGTTCCGCTTCTACCACGGTCTGGGCGTCAACCTGAAGCAGATCTATGGCCAGACCGAGAACATCGGCATCGCCTATGTCCACCGCGACGGCGACGTGCGCTTTGACACCGTCGGCAAGATTCTGCCCGGCGGCGAGGTCCGTATTACCGAGGAGGGCGAGATCATCAGCCGCAGTCCCGCCGTGTGCGTGGGGTACTACAAGCGGGACGAGGCCAGCGCCGAGACCATAAGGGAGGGCTGGTTGCACAGCGGCGACGCCGGACGCCTGACGCCCGACGGGCACCTGCAGGTCATTGACCGGCTGAGCGACGTGATGAAGACGGCCGCCGGGGAGACCTTCAGCCCGCAGTTCATTGAAAACCGCCTCAAGTTCAGCCCGTACATCAAGGAGGCGGTGGCCTTTGGCGACGGACAGAGCGAGGTGACGGCCTTCCTGAACGTTGATCCGCTTACCGCCGGGCAGTGGGCCGAGAAACGCCAGATCGCCTACAGCACCTACATGGACCTCAGCGGCAGGCCCGAGGTGGCCGAGCTGATTCTGGACGAGGTGCGCCAGGCCAACGAGCGGCTGGAACCCCACGAGCGCATTGCGCGCTTCGTGCTGCTGTACAAACTGCTGGACGCCGACGACGACGAGCTGACCCGCACCGGCAAGGTGAGGCGCAAGCTGATCCGCGAGAAGTACGCGCCCATCGTGGCCGCGCTGTACGACGGCTCCGAGCGGGTGCGGGTGGAGGCCACCTTCAAGTATCAGGACGGTCAGACGCAGCGGGTGGAGACCGAGGTGGTGGTTCACCGCGTTCCGGGTTCGGAACGGGCGGTGCCTCGGGTGGGACCAAGGGCCGAGCGGGTTGGAGCGTGAGGACTGTGTTCCTCCGGATCCGGACCCGCGCACAAAGGGGGAGCTGAATGGAACTTCTGCCGCAACTGCTGATCGCCGGGGTCGTGATCGGCAGCATCTATGCCCTGGCAGCGCTGGGCTTCGTGCTGATCTACAAGTCCAGCCGTGTCATCAACTTCGCGCACGGCCAGATCATCGCCACCGGAGCGTTCATCGCCTTCGCGCTGACCCAGCGGGGCGTGAACTTCTGGATCGCCGGATTGATCGCCATGCTGACGACCTTCCTGCTGGGCATGCTGATCGAGCGTGTGTTTCTGCGGCGCATGGTGGGCGAGCCGATCATCAGCGTGATCATGGTCACGATCGGTCTGAGCAGCGTTATCGACGGGCTGTTGCACCTGACGCCCTACGGCGCGGGCACCTTCAGCTTCGAGCGGCCTGCGCTGCTCACCGGGCAGGGCATTGAGCTGTTCGGTCTGCCGCTGTCCAAGACCCAGATCGCGGGCGTGCTGATGGCGCTGGGGCTGCTGGGGGCGTTTACGTATTTCTTCAACAAGAGCACCCTGGGCATCACCATGCGCGCGGTGGCCGACGACCAGATGGCGGCCATGAGCGTGGGCACCAGCGTGGAGCGGGTCTTTGCCCTGGCGTGGGCAGCGGCGGGTCTGACCGCGGCGGCGGCGGGCGTGATCCTGGGCCTGATGAGCGGCCTGACGCTGGGCGGTCTGGCGGGCATCGGCCTCAAGGTCTTCCCGGTGGTGATTCTGGGCGGCCTGGACAGCGTGATCGGCGCCATCGTGGGCGGCATGCTGATCGGAATTCTGGAAAATCTCTCGGCGGGGTATCTGGACGGCATCGTGCCGGGCGGCGGTACCCGCGAGGTCTTTCCCTTCATCGTCCTGATCATTGTGCTGCTGATCCGCCCCTACGGGCTGTTCGGAACCAAGGAGATCGAGCGTGTGTAGGTGGCTGTACACGCTGGATGACGGGCGCAACCACCGTCTGCCGGCTTCCCATGAAGGTGCCTGCTGATGCCCGCCTCCCGCTTTACCCAGACCGGCAACTACCGCACGCGCTACCGGCAGGACCAGACGATCTTTGCAACCTATTCGGAGCAACTCAGCCTGATTGTGCTGCTGGCGCTGCTGCTGCTGCTGCCGCTGATTCTGCCCAAGACCCTGCTGCGCGACGTGAACATGATCATGATCTACGCGGTCGCGGTGATCGGGCTGAACATCACCACCGGATACACCGGCCTGATCAACATCGGGCAGGCGGCCTTCATGGGGGTGGGCGCGTACGCCACCGCGCTGGCGGCCACCCGGCTGAACCTGCCGTTCTTCCTCGCCATCCCCATCGGCGGACTGGCGGGCGCACTGGTCGGCACCTTCGTGGGCCTGCCCAGCCTGCGCCTGAAGTACCTGTACCTGGCGGTGGCCACGCTGGCCTTCCAGATCATCTTCGAGTGGGGGGTGGGGCACACGCCGCTGCTCGCCCAGGGCGGCGCGATCAGCCTGCCGCAGGTGCAGGTGTTCGGCGTCAAGGCCACCTTCTTCAACCACAATTTCGTGTGGTACTACCTGATTCTGCCGGTACTGGTGGTCATGGCGCTGCTGTGGCGCAATGTGTTGCGGACCAAGCACGGGCGCTCGCTGATCGCCGTGCGTGACAACGACCGCGCCGCCGCCGCCATGGGCATCAACCCCGGCACCGCCAAGATCACGGCCTTCATGATCGGCTCGTTCTATGCGGGCATCGCGGGCGGCCTGTTCGCATACTTCCAGAAAGCCGTGGTGATCGAGGACTACGGCCTGCACATCTCCATTCAACTGCTCGCCATGGCCATCGTGGGCGGCCTGGGCAGCCTGCCGGGATCGTTCCTGGGGCCGCTGTTCATCGTGGCGCTCGACCGCGTCGTGGGCAACACCAGCAACTGGATCGGCTCCCAGAACCTCTTTCCGGCGGGGGTGGACGCCGCCACCGCGCTGCGCCCGCTGTCCTTTGGCCTCGCCATTGTCCTGTTCCTGATGTTCGAACCGCGTGGCCTCGCCAACTGGTGGCGGCTGGGGCGGCTGTATTTCAAGAAGTGGCCGTACAAGTTCTGACGGCCTGTCCTCGACTGCTTTCCCTCTTCTCCAACCGCCGTTTTTCCCTTCCCGCCCTCATTCTCCCGGAGGTTCCACCCATGAACAAGACCCTGCTGCTGTCCGCCCTGGTTTCCGTGTCCTTCGCCGCCGCCCAGAAAACCGTCACGCTGCCGTGGTCCGGGGCGATCACCGGGCCGACCAGCGACGCCGGCGCGAGCTACGGCGCGGGCGTGGAGGACTACTGCAAGTACGCCAACGCGCAGAAGATGCTGCCGGGCATCACCCTGAACTGCGTGACCCGCGACGACCAGTACAACAATGCCAACACCCAGCGCAACTACGAGGACTTCGTGGGCAACCTGAACGCCCCAGTGTTCCTGGGATACGCCACCGGCGGCGCGCTGCAGCTCAAGAGCGTGATTCAGGAAACCAAGATTCCCACGCTCACGGCCAGCTACCACATCGGTATCGTGGACGCGCCCGACAACACCTACACCTTCCTGCCGGTGAGCAGTTACAGCGAGAACATCGTGGCGCTGCTGGAATACGTGGCGAAAAAGGAGCGCGGCGCGAAGGTGGCGCTGATCGTCAACCCCAGTCCCTTCGGGCGTGACCCGGTGGTGGACGCCCGCAAGGCCGCCGAGCGGCTGGGCCTCAAGATCACCGACGTGCAGGAGGTCGGCGGCAACAACCTCGACAACACCGCGCTGCTCAAGCGGCTGGAATCCCAGGGCGCGAAGTACATCATCAACCAGAACACCGCCGGCCCGGTCGCCAACATCCTGAAAGACGCCAAGCGGCTGGGCCTGCTGGGCAAGATGCAGTTCATGGGGGCGCATTACACCGGCGGCGAGGACCTGACCAAGCTCGCCGGGGACGCCGCCAAGGACTTCATCTGGGCCACCAGCTACTACCTGTACGACGAGGGCAACCAGCCCGGCATCCAGCTTGTCAAGAAGATCGGAGCGCAGTACAAGCGCGGCGCAGACACCATCCGCAGCGTGCATTACACCAGCGGCATGATGGCCGCCGCGATCGCCATTGAAGCCATGAAACGCGCCGGGGCCAATCCGGACGCCGCCGGGGTCTACCGTGGCCTGATCAGCATGAACGGCAGCAAGGCCTTTAACCCCGGCTTTGCGGTCGGCCCGGTGACCTTCAGCGCCAAGGACCACATCGGCGCCGAGAGCCTGCGCCTGCTGCAGGCCGACGCCACCGGCAACTTCAAGGCGATCACCGGGGCACAGCGCAGCGCGATGTTCCAGCTTGTTCACCCCATGAAGTAACGCGCTGAGGTCGGGGGGCAGGTTCCACCCTGGAGACCGCGCCCCCCGAAGGCCCCCACGCGCGGCGTTTCTTTCGCTCTTCGTACTGTTCTGTCCCCGCTGTTTCTGGAGGTGACCGCTTGACCCTTTCTTCCCCCCAGCCCGTTCCCACTCCACCGCCCCGGGCGGCCCCCGGCACCGATGACCTGACCGTCAACAACGTGGAAGTGGTGTACCACGACATCATTCAGGTGCTGCGTGGCGTCAGCCTGACCGTGCGGGCCGGACAGGTCACGTCCCTGCTGGGCACCAACGGTGCGGGCAAGACCACCACCCTGCGGGCCATCTCGGGCCTGCTCAAGCCCGAGAACGGCAAGATCCGCGAAGGCACCATCACCTTTGGGGGCAAGACGCTCAGCGCCATCGGCGGCACCGAGGTGGTGAAGGCCGGCGTGGTGCAGGTGCCCGAGGGCCGGCGTGTTTTCAAGCACCTGTCGGTGGAGGAGAACCTGCGCGCCGGGGCCATCCTGGGCCGGGGCGACTGGCACGCGGACCTGGAGCGCATCTACACCTACTTTCCCAAGTTGCCCGCGCTGCGGCACAAGCAGGCCGGCTACACCTCCGGCGGCGAGCAGCAGATGATCGCCATCGGCCGCGCGCTGATGGCCCACCCCCGGGTCCTGCTGCTCGACGAACCCTCGCTGGGCCTCGCGCCGCTGCTCGTCGCCGAGATCTTCGACAATGTGCGCCGCATCAACCGCGAGGAGGGTCTGAGCGTGCTCGTCGTCGAGCAGAACGCCAACATCGCCCTCAGGAACAGCGATTACGGTTACGTCATGGAAAACGGCCGCATCGTTATGGAGGGCCTGAGTGCCCAGTTGGCGAGCAACCCCGACGTCAAGGAGTTCTATCTGGGGGTGACCGAGGGCGGCGCGCGCAAGAGCTTTAAGGACGTCAAGAGCTACAAGCGGCGCAAGCGCTGGATGTAGGCGGGCGCTGTGTAGGCAGGCACTGTGCAGGCGGGCGCTGAGGTCCAGAGACACAGAGGTCCTGCGGCCACCGGCGGGACCGCCCCGCCGTCATTTCACTTCTCTCCCCGTGTGGGGACGGCCGGACCGGGGAACATTGTTCCGTCACGCCGGCCGGTGGGGACGCTTATGACCAATACACTTTCGCACGGTTCCACCTCGCCGCCCGGTGCCGCGGCCCTGCTGGGCCGACTCCGGGACCTTCCCCTCTACCGCGGGACCCTGCGCGGTCTGGCGCAGGACACCCCCTGGACCGAGCTGCCCTTCCTGACCCGCGAGCAACTGACCTCGGCCTTCGAGGCGGGAGAGCTGGCCCATCCCGAGGCCGTGCGGGTGCACCTCACGCCGCATCCGGGCGGGGGCTGGCTGCCGGAATACGCCACGCGGGCGGATATTGACGCGCACGGTCAGGCGGCGGCGGCGGCCCTGGCGCGGGCGGGCGTCCGGCCCGGCGACCACGTTCAGGTGGCCTTCGGCTATCACCGATTTGCGGGCGGCTGGATCATGCAAGACGGACTGGAGACCCTGGGCGCCAAGACCATTCCCTTCGGTCCCGGCGAGTCCGAGGCGCAGCTGGATACTCTCCGGAAACTGGGCGTGCGGGTGCTGGTCAGCGCCCCGAGCTTTGCGCAGAAGCTGGGCGAGGCGGGCGCGCACGTGGAACTGCTGATCTCCTCGGGCGAGCCGCTGACGAGCATCGCGGGCCGCCGCGAACGGGTGGAAGCGGCGCTGGGGGGCGTGGCCCTGGACGCCTATGCCAGCAGCGAGGCGGGTTTAATGGCCCTGGAAACCCCCGAGAAGCACGGCCTGCGCGTGGTGGAAGACTGGGTCTACCTGGAGGTGGTGGACCCGGAAAGCGGGCGGCCCGTACCGGACGGCGAGCGCGGAGAGCTGATCGTCACCCACCTGACCAAACAGGCCATGCCGCTGCTGCGCTTTCGCACCGGCGACCTGACCCGCCTGGAGCGCCGCCCGGACGGTGTGTATCTGCCCGGCGGCGTGTTCGGCAATGTGGGGGGCATGCTCAAGGTCAAGGGCGTCAAGCTGTTCCCGCGCGAGGTGGCCTTCTGGCTGGCCGGACACGGACTGGACCACACCCAGCACACGCTGCGGCTGTGGTCCCAGGCGGGCGCAGACCGGGTGGGCCTGGAGGTGCGCGGTGGGCGACGGGATGACCTGGAGGCTGTGCAGGCCGACTTCCAGCGGCGCTTTGCCATGCGGCTCGATACCCTGAGCGTCTTGCCGGACCACGGCGGCGCGGGGGTGCTTGATGAACGGACATGACGCCGCGCACAGCGGAAACTCGGCGAACCAGATAAAGCCCCGCATGATCGCGGGGCGGGTTCACCGACTTCACCCGGTCGGTCATGGTTGTTGGACACCCTCAGGATGGCGGAACTCGCCCCGGCGCGTGTGTGGGGCAACTTAAGTCCACATTGGGCGCGACTTTATCTGGCGTTGAGCGTGGCCCCGGGAGCCGCATGTGATAAACGGTGGGGTGTGACGGGTCGCAAGAAGCAGAAGATCAGAATTGCCCGCCCCCCCGCGCCGGCGGCCGGGGAAACGGTGGAAGAGTATTTCGGGGTTCGTCCGGCCCGCTTGGCCCCGCGGCTGCAGGACCTGCAGGCCCGGACCAAGCCCGGCGTGCGCGGCTTTCCTGGCGTGGACGCGGCCCAG comes from Deinococcus aerophilus and encodes:
- a CDS encoding phenylacetate--CoA ligase family protein, whose protein sequence is MTNTLSHGSTSPPGAAALLGRLRDLPLYRGTLRGLAQDTPWTELPFLTREQLTSAFEAGELAHPEAVRVHLTPHPGGGWLPEYATRADIDAHGQAAAAALARAGVRPGDHVQVAFGYHRFAGGWIMQDGLETLGAKTIPFGPGESEAQLDTLRKLGVRVLVSAPSFAQKLGEAGAHVELLISSGEPLTSIAGRRERVEAALGGVALDAYASSEAGLMALETPEKHGLRVVEDWVYLEVVDPESGRPVPDGERGELIVTHLTKQAMPLLRFRTGDLTRLERRPDGVYLPGGVFGNVGGMLKVKGVKLFPREVAFWLAGHGLDHTQHTLRLWSQAGADRVGLEVRGGRRDDLEAVQADFQRRFAMRLDTLSVLPDHGGAGVLDERT